Proteins encoded within one genomic window of Raineyella fluvialis:
- a CDS encoding adenylate kinase, whose protein sequence is MRLLIMGPPGAGKGTQAKGIAARYGIPAISTGDIFRTNVKNETPLGLKVKEIMNSGGYVGDDITNGLVRNRLAEEDAAQGFLLDGYPRTLAQVEALDGMLEELGVTLDAVVSLTADTDEVVARLLKRAEIEGRADDNEETIRTRLRVYDEETAPLLATYAQRGLLVEVDGLGEIDEVGQRIAAALDAVRA, encoded by the coding sequence ATGAGGCTTCTGATCATGGGTCCGCCCGGCGCGGGCAAGGGTACGCAGGCCAAGGGCATCGCCGCCCGCTACGGCATCCCGGCGATCTCCACCGGCGACATCTTCCGGACCAACGTGAAGAACGAGACCCCGCTCGGTCTGAAGGTCAAGGAGATCATGAACTCCGGCGGCTACGTCGGCGACGACATCACCAACGGCCTGGTCCGTAACCGGCTCGCCGAGGAGGACGCCGCGCAGGGCTTCCTGCTCGACGGCTACCCGCGCACGCTGGCCCAGGTGGAGGCCCTCGACGGCATGCTCGAGGAGCTCGGCGTCACCCTGGACGCCGTCGTCTCCCTCACCGCGGACACCGACGAGGTCGTCGCCCGGCTGCTCAAGCGGGCCGAGATCGAGGGTCGCGCCGATGACAACGAGGAGACCATCCGGACCCGCTTGCGCGTCTACGACGAGGAGACCGCTCCGCTGCTGGCGACGTACGCCCAGCGGGGGCTGCTGGTCGAGGTCGACGGCCTGGGCGAGATCGACGAGGTCGGGCAGCGGATCGCCGCGGCGCTCGATGCCGTGAGGGCCTGA
- the secY gene encoding preprotein translocase subunit SecY, whose amino-acid sequence MLSAFTNAFRTPDLRNKILFSLGIIVIFRLGSAIPIPNVNVQQVDTCRALAAGGQAGFASMLNMFSGGALLKLAIFALGVMPYITSSIILQLLTVVIPRLETLRKEGGQGQEKITQYTRYLTILLAVMQSTAFVTLAVNDQLIPGCTGLVYGTGLFPIIVMILTMTAGTSLVMWLGELITEKGVGNGMSVLIFTSVAAQFPNGLASVRQSRPGQQGWVIMGLVILVGLAVMAAVVYIEQGQRRIGVQYAKKMIGGKLRGGTSTYIPVKVNQAGVIPVIFASSMLYLPVLFSTFRPTGAAAQWVSKYFGSMSHPVYVATYAVLIIFFAYFYVAITFNTEEIADNMKKYGGFIPGIRAGRPTEKYLSYVLSRLTAPGSLYLALIALIPSIAFILFQANQNFPFGGTSLLIIVGVGLDTIKQIESKLQQHNYEGFLR is encoded by the coding sequence GTGCTCTCCGCATTCACCAATGCCTTCCGGACGCCCGATCTTCGGAACAAGATCCTCTTCTCACTGGGGATCATCGTCATCTTCCGGCTCGGATCGGCGATCCCGATCCCGAACGTCAACGTCCAGCAGGTCGACACGTGTCGCGCGCTGGCGGCGGGCGGACAGGCCGGCTTCGCGTCGATGCTGAACATGTTCTCCGGTGGGGCGTTGCTGAAGCTGGCGATCTTCGCCCTCGGCGTGATGCCCTACATCACCTCCTCGATCATCCTTCAGCTGCTCACCGTGGTGATCCCGCGGCTGGAGACGCTGCGCAAGGAGGGTGGCCAGGGCCAGGAGAAGATCACCCAGTACACCCGTTACCTGACCATCCTGCTGGCGGTCATGCAGTCCACCGCCTTCGTCACGCTCGCGGTGAACGACCAGCTGATCCCCGGCTGCACCGGCCTGGTCTACGGCACCGGCCTGTTCCCGATCATCGTGATGATCCTGACGATGACCGCCGGCACCAGCCTGGTGATGTGGCTCGGCGAGCTGATCACCGAGAAGGGCGTCGGCAACGGCATGTCCGTGCTGATCTTCACCTCCGTCGCCGCCCAGTTCCCCAACGGCCTGGCCTCCGTGCGCCAGTCGCGTCCGGGTCAGCAGGGCTGGGTGATCATGGGGCTGGTCATCCTGGTCGGCCTCGCCGTGATGGCCGCGGTCGTCTACATCGAGCAGGGCCAGCGGCGCATCGGCGTGCAGTACGCCAAGAAGATGATCGGCGGTAAGCTGCGCGGCGGCACCTCCACCTACATCCCGGTGAAGGTCAACCAGGCCGGCGTCATCCCGGTCATCTTCGCCTCGTCGATGCTCTACCTGCCGGTCCTCTTCTCGACGTTCCGGCCGACCGGGGCGGCGGCGCAGTGGGTGAGCAAGTACTTCGGCTCGATGTCCCACCCCGTCTACGTCGCGACGTACGCGGTGCTGATCATCTTCTTCGCCTACTTCTATGTCGCGATCACCTTCAACACCGAGGAGATCGCCGACAACATGAAGAAGTACGGCGGGTTCATCCCGGGCATCCGGGCGGGCAGACCGACGGAGAAGTACCTGTCGTACGTCCTCAGCCGACTCACCGCCCCCGGGTCGCTCTACCTGGCGCTGATCGCGTTGATCCCCTCCATCGCGTTCATCCTCTTCCAGGCCAACCAGAACTTCCCCTTCGGCGGCACCTCGCTGCTGATCATCGTGGGAGTCGGCCTGGACACCATCAAGCAGATCGAGTCCAAGCTCCAGCAGCACAACTACGAAGGGTTCCTCCGATGA
- the rplO gene encoding 50S ribosomal protein L15: protein MAIKLHDLQPAPGSKRDRIRVGRGEGSKGKTSGRGTKGTGARKNTPENFEGGQMPMHMRVPKLRGFKNPFRVEYQVVNLDKLATLFPEGGEVTVQDLVAKGAVRDGWPVKVLGAGELSVKLQVKADKFSASAKEKIEAAGGTAESL from the coding sequence ATGGCGATCAAGCTGCATGATCTCCAGCCGGCTCCCGGATCCAAGCGGGATCGGATCCGTGTCGGCCGTGGTGAGGGCTCCAAGGGTAAGACCTCGGGCCGTGGCACCAAGGGCACCGGCGCTCGCAAGAACACCCCGGAGAACTTCGAGGGTGGCCAGATGCCGATGCACATGCGGGTCCCGAAGCTGCGAGGCTTCAAGAACCCGTTCCGCGTCGAGTACCAGGTCGTGAACCTGGACAAGCTCGCGACCCTCTTCCCGGAGGGTGGCGAGGTCACTGTCCAGGACCTGGTCGCCAAGGGCGCCGTCCGTGACGGTTGGCCGGTCAAGGTCCTGGGCGCCGGCGAACTGTCGGTGAAGCTCCAGGTCAAGGCCGACAAGTTCTCGGCATCCGCCAAGGAGAAGATCGAGGCCGCCGGCGGCACCGCCGAGTCCCTCTGA
- the rpmD gene encoding 50S ribosomal protein L30, which translates to MSKLQITQIKGVVGEKPQMGKTLRGLGLRKIGQSVEQPDNPAIRGMVRTVRHLVTVEEVD; encoded by the coding sequence ATGTCGAAGCTGCAGATCACCCAGATCAAGGGCGTCGTCGGCGAGAAGCCGCAGATGGGCAAGACCCTCCGGGGTCTCGGCCTGCGGAAGATCGGCCAGTCCGTCGAGCAGCCCGACAACCCGGCCATCCGTGGCATGGTCCGTACGGTCCGCCACCTGGTCACCGTTGAGGAGGTTGACTGA
- the rpsE gene encoding 30S ribosomal protein S5 codes for MSENQGRSGGRGERRGRDDRRGGRNTEEKNQFIERVVTINRVAKVVKGGRRFSFTALVVVGDGDGTVGVGYGKAKEVPAAIAKGVEEAKKNFFRVPRIQKTIPHPVQGEKAAGVVMLRPAAPGTGVIAGGAVRAVLECAGIQDVLAKSLGSSNAINVVHATEVALKMLEEPEDVAKRRTKPVADVAPAALLRAREEAKQEVAS; via the coding sequence ATGAGTGAGAACCAGGGCCGCAGCGGCGGCCGTGGCGAGCGTCGCGGCCGTGACGATCGTCGAGGCGGCCGGAACACCGAGGAAAAGAACCAGTTCATCGAGCGCGTGGTGACCATCAACCGCGTTGCCAAGGTCGTCAAGGGCGGCCGTCGCTTCAGCTTCACCGCGCTGGTCGTGGTGGGCGACGGTGACGGCACGGTCGGTGTCGGCTACGGCAAGGCCAAGGAGGTGCCGGCGGCGATCGCCAAGGGTGTCGAGGAGGCGAAGAAGAACTTCTTCCGCGTCCCCCGCATCCAGAAGACGATCCCGCACCCGGTCCAGGGCGAGAAGGCCGCCGGCGTGGTCATGCTGCGCCCGGCCGCGCCCGGTACCGGTGTGATCGCCGGTGGTGCCGTCCGCGCCGTACTCGAGTGCGCCGGTATCCAGGACGTTCTGGCCAAGTCCCTCGGCTCGTCGAACGCGATCAATGTGGTGCACGCCACCGAGGTCGCGCTGAAGATGCTGGAGGAGCCCGAGGACGTCGCCAAGCGTCGTACGAAGCCGGTGGCGGACGTGGCTCCGGCCGCGCTGCTGCGGGCTCGCGAAGAGGCCAAGCAGGAGGTGGCTTCCTGA
- the rplR gene encoding 50S ribosomal protein L18: MGISLTHNKNAAPKAASKQRRQVRGRKKIFGSAERPRLVVTRSTKHMFVQVIDDTQGRTLASASTMEADLRSLEGDKSAKARKVGALVAERAKSAGVEQVVFDRAGYKYQGRVAALADGAREAGLDF, translated from the coding sequence ATGGGTATCTCCCTGACGCACAACAAGAACGCCGCGCCGAAGGCTGCCTCGAAGCAGCGCCGCCAGGTGCGCGGTCGCAAGAAGATCTTCGGTTCGGCGGAGCGTCCGCGCCTCGTCGTCACCCGTTCGACCAAGCACATGTTCGTTCAGGTGATCGACGACACGCAGGGTCGTACCCTCGCGTCGGCGTCGACGATGGAAGCCGATCTGCGCTCTCTCGAGGGCGACAAGTCGGCCAAGGCTCGCAAGGTCGGCGCACTTGTCGCCGAGCGTGCGAAGTCCGCAGGGGTCGAGCAGGTCGTCTTCGACCGCGCCGGCTACAAGTACCAGGGTCGTGTCGCTGCGCTCGCCGATGGCGCGCGCGAGGCCGGTCTGGACTTCTGA
- the rplF gene encoding 50S ribosomal protein L6, whose amino-acid sequence MSRIGRLPISVPSGVEVTLDGQQVTVKGPKGELAHQVAQPITVGRNDAGELIVERPDDERMNRSLHGLTRTLVSNMVTGVTQGYEKKLEIQGVGYRVQAKGPKQLEFNLGFSHPVIVDAPEGITFTVENPTHFAVQGIDKQLVGEVAANIRKIRKPEPYKGKGVRYEGEHVRRKAGKAGK is encoded by the coding sequence ATGTCCCGAATTGGAAGGCTCCCGATCAGCGTCCCGTCCGGCGTTGAGGTCACCCTTGACGGCCAGCAGGTCACGGTCAAGGGTCCGAAGGGCGAACTCGCCCACCAGGTCGCCCAGCCGATCACCGTCGGCCGCAACGACGCCGGCGAGCTGATCGTCGAGCGCCCGGACGACGAGCGGATGAACCGCTCGCTGCACGGCCTGACCCGCACCCTCGTCAGCAACATGGTCACCGGTGTGACCCAGGGCTACGAGAAGAAGCTCGAGATCCAGGGCGTCGGTTACCGCGTCCAGGCCAAGGGCCCCAAGCAGCTCGAGTTCAACCTCGGCTTCTCGCACCCGGTGATCGTGGACGCCCCCGAGGGCATCACCTTCACCGTCGAGAACCCGACGCACTTCGCGGTGCAGGGCATCGACAAGCAGCTGGTCGGCGAGGTCGCCGCGAACATCCGCAAGATCCGCAAGCCCGAGCCGTACAAGGGCAAGGGTGTCCGGTACGAGGGCGAGCACGTCCGCCGCAAGGCCGGAAAGGCAGGTAAGTGA
- the rpsH gene encoding 30S ribosomal protein S8, whose translation MSMTDPIADMLTRLRNANQAFHDEASMPHSKIKAGIAEILKQEGYIDDYKVADPAEGEVGKTLTVTLKYGEDRERSIAGVRRISKPGLRVYAKSTNLPKVLGGLGIAIISTSQGLLTDREAKAKSVGGEVLAYVW comes from the coding sequence ATGAGCATGACCGATCCGATCGCAGACATGCTGACGCGTCTGCGTAACGCCAACCAGGCGTTCCATGACGAGGCGTCCATGCCCCACTCGAAGATCAAGGCCGGTATCGCCGAGATCCTCAAGCAGGAGGGCTACATCGACGACTACAAGGTCGCCGATCCCGCCGAAGGCGAGGTCGGCAAGACCCTGACCGTGACCCTGAAGTACGGAGAGGACCGCGAGCGTTCCATCGCCGGTGTCCGCCGTATCTCCAAGCCGGGTCTGCGGGTCTATGCCAAGTCGACCAACCTGCCGAAGGTCCTCGGTGGCCTCGGCATCGCCATCATCTCCACCTCGCAGGGTCTGCTGACCGACCGCGAGGCCAAGGCCAAGAGCGTGGGTGGGGAAGTCCTCGCCTACGTGTGGTGA
- a CDS encoding type Z 30S ribosomal protein S14: MAKTGLKVKQSRKPKFGVQGYTRCQKCGRSHSVYRKFGLCRICLRDLAHKGELPGITKSSW, encoded by the coding sequence ATGGCAAAGACTGGTCTGAAGGTCAAGCAGTCCCGCAAGCCGAAGTTCGGCGTCCAGGGCTACACCCGCTGCCAGAAGTGCGGCCGTTCGCACTCCGTGTACCGCAAGTTCGGCCTGTGCCGGATCTGCCTGCGCGACCTGGCGCACAAGGGCGAGCTTCCCGGCATCACCAAGTCGTCCTGGTGA
- the rplE gene encoding 50S ribosomal protein L5 — MSTTEATTTEAVTREVPRLKTKYREQIAPALQQEYSYANPMLIPGLVKITVNMGVGDAARDSKVMDGALKDLTAITGQKPQVTNARKSIAQFKLREGQAIGAHVTLRGDRMWEFLDRLLTLALPRIRDFRGLNQWQFDGKGNYTFGLTEQVMFHEIDQDRIDRTRGMDITIVTSATNDEEGRALLKQLGFPFNDTPKKAKAKAKGPRYSRGKK, encoded by the coding sequence ATGTCGACCACCGAAGCCACCACGACCGAAGCCGTCACCCGTGAGGTGCCCCGGCTGAAGACGAAGTACCGCGAGCAGATCGCCCCGGCGCTCCAGCAGGAGTACAGCTACGCCAACCCGATGCTGATCCCGGGCCTGGTGAAGATCACCGTGAACATGGGTGTCGGCGACGCCGCTCGTGATTCCAAGGTGATGGACGGTGCCCTGAAGGACCTGACCGCGATCACCGGTCAGAAGCCGCAGGTCACCAACGCCCGCAAGTCGATCGCCCAGTTCAAGCTCCGCGAGGGCCAGGCCATCGGCGCGCACGTCACCCTCCGCGGCGACCGGATGTGGGAGTTCCTCGACCGGCTGCTCACCCTCGCACTGCCGCGTATCCGCGACTTCCGCGGGCTGAACCAGTGGCAGTTCGACGGCAAGGGCAACTACACCTTCGGTCTCACCGAGCAGGTGATGTTCCACGAGATCGACCAGGACCGGATCGATCGCACCCGTGGCATGGACATCACGATCGTCACCTCGGCGACCAACGATGAGGAGGGTCGCGCGCTGCTCAAGCAGCTCGGCTTCCCCTTCAACGACACCCCGAAGAAGGCCAAGGCCAAGGCCAAGGGCCCGCGCTACTCCCGTGGGAAGAAGTGA
- the rplX gene encoding 50S ribosomal protein L24, producing the protein MAAQKKLHVKKGDRVKVISGKDKGTVGEIIAVDPSNDRVTVQGVNIVKRHLTDRQAGGRVEKGGIVSSEAPIHVSNVQPVVKKDGVEVVTRVGHKRETVTKTRADGTTYEGTRSVRIAKATGEEF; encoded by the coding sequence ATGGCAGCCCAGAAGAAGCTCCACGTGAAGAAGGGTGACCGCGTCAAGGTCATCTCGGGCAAGGACAAGGGCACCGTCGGCGAGATCATCGCCGTCGATCCCAGCAACGATCGCGTCACCGTCCAGGGTGTCAACATCGTCAAGCGCCACCTCACCGACCGTCAGGCCGGTGGGCGGGTGGAGAAGGGCGGCATCGTGTCGTCCGAGGCCCCGATCCACGTCTCGAACGTGCAGCCCGTCGTGAAGAAGGACGGTGTCGAGGTCGTCACCCGCGTCGGTCACAAGCGCGAGACGGTCACCAAGACCCGCGCCGACGGCACGACGTACGAGGGCACCCGCAGCGTGCGCATCGCCAAGGCCACGGGGGAGGAGTTCTGA
- the rplN gene encoding 50S ribosomal protein L14 — MIQQESRLKVADNTGAKELLCIRVLGGSGRRYAGLGDTIVCTVKDAIPGGNVKKGEVVKAVVVRTVKETRRPDGSYIKFDENAAVILKNDGEPRGTRIFGPVGRELRDKKFMRIISLAPEVI, encoded by the coding sequence ATGATCCAGCAGGAGTCGCGACTGAAGGTCGCCGACAACACTGGTGCGAAGGAACTCCTTTGCATCCGTGTTCTCGGCGGTTCCGGTCGTCGCTACGCCGGCCTCGGCGACACCATCGTCTGCACCGTGAAGGACGCCATCCCCGGTGGGAACGTCAAGAAGGGTGAGGTCGTCAAGGCCGTCGTGGTCCGTACCGTCAAGGAGACCCGTCGCCCCGACGGCTCGTACATCAAGTTCGACGAGAACGCCGCCGTCATCCTGAAGAACGACGGGGAGCCCCGCGGCACCCGCATCTTCGGGCCTGTCGGCCGTGAGCTGCGTGACAAGAAGTTCATGCGCATCATCTCGCTCGCTCCGGAGGTGATCTGA
- the rpsQ gene encoding 30S ribosomal protein S17, which produces MSEQTQNEAGAVERGRRKVLTGYVVSDKMQKTIVVTVEERKKHSLYGKVMRQTARYKAHDENNEAGIGDRVRIMETRPTSRDKRWRLIEIVEKAK; this is translated from the coding sequence ATGAGCGAGCAGACCCAGAACGAGGCCGGCGCCGTCGAGCGCGGTCGCCGCAAGGTGCTGACCGGTTACGTCGTCAGCGACAAGATGCAGAAGACCATCGTGGTCACCGTCGAGGAGCGCAAGAAGCACTCCCTCTACGGCAAGGTGATGCGTCAGACCGCGCGGTACAAGGCCCACGACGAGAACAACGAAGCCGGCATCGGTGACCGCGTTCGCATCATGGAGACCCGACCCACCTCGCGTGACAAGCGTTGGCGTCTCATCGAGATCGTCGAGAAGGCCAAGTAA
- the rpmC gene encoding 50S ribosomal protein L29 has protein sequence MAKTTSAADLRQMSREALNEKVVELKKELFNLRFQHATGQLESHGRLREVRKDIARIYTVLQERNLGIVDDPDQAVAAGAAEKDEKADA, from the coding sequence ATGGCGAAGACCACCAGCGCAGCCGATCTGCGCCAGATGAGCCGCGAGGCCCTCAACGAGAAGGTCGTGGAGCTGAAGAAGGAACTCTTCAACCTCCGCTTCCAGCATGCGACCGGGCAGCTCGAGTCGCACGGTCGTCTGCGTGAGGTCCGCAAGGACATCGCCCGGATCTACACCGTGCTCCAGGAGCGCAACCTCGGGATCGTGGACGACCCGGACCAGGCGGTCGCCGCCGGTGCGGCCGAGAAGGATGAGAAGGCAGACGCATGA
- the rplP gene encoding 50S ribosomal protein L16, with product MLIPRRVKYRKQHHPGRSGAAKGGTALAFGDYGIQALSNAYVTNRQIESARIAMTRHMKRGGKVWINIYPDRPMTKHPAESRMGSGKGTPEWWIANVKAGAVMFEISGVAEEVAREAMRLAIHKLPMKARFIKREAGEN from the coding sequence ATGCTGATCCCCCGTCGAGTGAAGTACCGCAAGCAGCACCACCCGGGGCGCTCCGGCGCCGCCAAGGGTGGCACCGCGCTCGCTTTCGGTGACTACGGCATCCAGGCACTGTCCAACGCCTACGTCACCAACCGGCAGATCGAGTCCGCTCGTATCGCCATGACCCGTCACATGAAGCGTGGCGGCAAGGTCTGGATCAACATCTACCCGGACCGCCCGATGACCAAGCACCCCGCCGAGTCCCGGATGGGTTCCGGTAAGGGCACCCCGGAGTGGTGGATCGCGAACGTCAAGGCCGGTGCCGTGATGTTCGAGATCTCCGGTGTTGCCGAGGAGGTGGCTCGCGAGGCCATGCGCCTGGCGATCCACAAGCTCCCGATGAAGGCGCGCTTCATCAAGCGCGAGGCAGGTGAGAACTGA
- the rpsC gene encoding 30S ribosomal protein S3 has translation MGQKINPNGFRLGVTTDHVSRWYADKQYAEFVGEDTKIREWIHSNLERAGISNVEIERRSERVTIYLYAARPGIVIGRNGAEAERVRGQLEKLTGKQVQLNILEVKDPDTDAQLVAQGVAEQLGARVAFRRAMRKAQQSAMRAGAKGIRIQCSGRLGGAEMSRSEFYREGRVPLHTLRADVDYGFYEARTTFGRIGVKVWIYKGDVSGTRAERAAQKAARQNTSQRQRPARGGRGRGDRPDRGGRRRQDAAAAPAQGGDAASATENAGA, from the coding sequence ATGGGTCAGAAGATCAACCCGAACGGCTTCCGACTCGGTGTCACGACCGATCACGTGAGCCGCTGGTACGCGGACAAGCAGTACGCCGAGTTCGTCGGCGAGGACACCAAGATCCGCGAGTGGATCCACTCCAACCTCGAGCGCGCCGGCATCTCCAATGTGGAGATCGAGCGTCGCTCCGAGCGGGTGACCATCTACCTGTACGCCGCTCGTCCGGGCATCGTCATCGGCCGTAACGGCGCCGAGGCGGAGCGCGTCCGTGGCCAGCTGGAGAAGCTGACCGGCAAGCAGGTGCAGCTGAACATCCTCGAGGTCAAGGACCCCGACACCGATGCTCAGCTGGTCGCCCAGGGCGTGGCCGAGCAGCTCGGCGCCCGCGTGGCCTTCCGCCGCGCGATGCGCAAGGCCCAGCAGTCGGCCATGCGCGCCGGTGCCAAGGGCATCCGGATCCAGTGCTCCGGTCGTCTCGGCGGCGCCGAGATGAGCCGCTCGGAGTTCTACCGCGAGGGTCGCGTGCCGCTGCACACCCTGCGTGCCGATGTCGACTACGGCTTCTACGAGGCCCGGACGACCTTCGGCCGGATCGGCGTGAAGGTCTGGATCTACAAGGGTGACGTCTCCGGGACCCGCGCCGAGCGCGCCGCCCAGAAGGCCGCCCGTCAGAACACCAGCCAGCGTCAGCGCCCGGCGCGCGGTGGCCGTGGCCGTGGGGATCGCCCCGACCGCGGTGGCCGTCGTCGCCAGGATGCTGCGGCAGCTCCCGCCCAGGGTGGGGACGCTGCCTCCGCGACCGAGAACGCAGGAGCCTGA
- the rplV gene encoding 50S ribosomal protein L22, with amino-acid sequence MSNTDKARPSRRAALLGDRPGNYAIAKQVRMSAQKVRRVVDMVRGMDVNTALDTLKFAPQAAALPVSKVVASAAANAENTDGLRRNDLYISQAFVDEGMTMRRIRPRAKGSASRILKRSSHITVVVEPRSNGTESKKKEA; translated from the coding sequence ATGAGCAACACTGACAAGGCACGGCCGAGCCGTCGCGCGGCCCTGCTCGGCGATCGCCCCGGTAACTACGCGATCGCCAAGCAGGTCCGGATGTCGGCCCAGAAGGTCCGCCGCGTGGTGGACATGGTCCGCGGGATGGACGTCAACACCGCCCTGGACACCCTGAAGTTCGCCCCGCAGGCGGCCGCACTGCCGGTCTCCAAGGTGGTGGCCTCGGCCGCCGCCAACGCGGAGAACACCGATGGTCTGCGCCGCAACGACCTGTACATCTCGCAGGCGTTCGTGGACGAGGGCATGACCATGCGTCGGATCCGCCCCCGCGCCAAGGGGTCGGCCAGCCGCATCCTGAAGCGTTCCAGCCACATCACTGTCGTCGTCGAGCCCCGCTCGAACGGCACCGAGTCCAAGAAGAAGGAGGCCTGA
- the rpsS gene encoding 30S ribosomal protein S19 gives MPRSLKKGPFVDDHLWKKVDAQNEKGTKNVIKTWSRRSMILPDMIGHTIAVHDGRKHVPVFVTDAMVGHKLGEFAPTRTFKGHIKDDRKSRRR, from the coding sequence ATGCCTCGCAGTCTGAAGAAGGGCCCCTTCGTCGACGACCACCTGTGGAAGAAGGTGGACGCGCAGAACGAGAAGGGCACCAAGAACGTCATCAAGACCTGGTCGCGCCGCTCGATGATCCTGCCGGACATGATCGGGCACACCATCGCGGTGCACGACGGTCGCAAGCACGTGCCGGTGTTCGTCACCGACGCGATGGTCGGCCACAAGCTGGGTGAGTTCGCGCCCACCCGTACGTTCAAGGGCCACATCAAGGACGACCGCAAGTCGCGTCGGCGCTGA
- the rplB gene encoding 50S ribosomal protein L2 — MGIRKYKPTTPGRRGSSVADFVELTRSTPEKSLLVAKPKTGGRNNNGRITTRHIGGGHKQAYRLIDFKRYDKDGVPAKVAHIEYDPNRTARIALLHYADGEKRYIIAPKDLLQGAQVVAGEGADIKPGNNLPLRSIPVGTTVHAVELRPGGGAKMGRSAGASVQLVAREGKKATLRLPSGEMRMVDVRCRATVGEVGNAEQSNIDWGKAGRNRWKGKRPTVRGVVMNPIDHPHGGGEGRTSGGRHPVSPWGKPEGRTRDKNKASNRDIVRRRKSGKKR; from the coding sequence ATGGGTATCCGTAAGTACAAGCCGACAACGCCGGGCCGCCGTGGCTCGTCGGTTGCCGACTTCGTCGAGCTGACCCGGTCGACGCCGGAGAAGTCGCTGCTCGTCGCGAAGCCGAAGACCGGCGGCCGTAACAACAACGGCCGGATCACCACCCGCCACATCGGTGGCGGGCACAAGCAGGCCTACCGCCTGATCGACTTCAAGCGCTACGACAAGGACGGCGTGCCGGCCAAGGTCGCTCACATCGAGTACGACCCGAACCGCACCGCCCGCATCGCACTGCTGCACTACGCCGACGGCGAGAAGCGCTACATCATCGCACCGAAGGACCTCCTCCAGGGGGCCCAGGTCGTGGCCGGTGAGGGCGCCGACATCAAGCCCGGCAACAACCTGCCGCTGCGCTCCATCCCGGTCGGCACCACGGTTCACGCCGTGGAGCTGCGTCCCGGTGGCGGCGCCAAGATGGGCCGCTCCGCCGGCGCGTCGGTCCAGCTGGTCGCCCGTGAGGGCAAGAAGGCCACGCTGCGTCTGCCCTCGGGCGAGATGCGCATGGTCGACGTCCGCTGCCGCGCCACCGTCGGTGAGGTCGGCAACGCCGAGCAGTCGAACATCGACTGGGGCAAGGCCGGCCGCAACCGCTGGAAGGGCAAGCGCCCGACCGTCCGCGGTGTGGTCATGAACCCGATCGACCACCCGCACGGTGGTGGTGAGGGCCGTACGTCCGGTGGCCGTCACCCCGTGTCGCCCTGGGGCAAGCCCGAGGGTCGTACGCGTGACAAGAACAAGGCCAGTAACCGCGACATCGTGCGGCGTCGCAAGTCCGGCAAGAAGCGCTGA
- the rplW gene encoding 50S ribosomal protein L23 has protein sequence MTEPLKIRDHHDVLLEPVVSEKSYGLIDQNKYTFLVSPGANKTEIKIAVEKVFGVKVVAVNTINRQGKTRRNKFGVGKRPDTKRAIVTVADGQRIDIFGGSVD, from the coding sequence GTGACCGAGCCCCTGAAGATCCGTGACCACCACGACGTGCTGCTCGAGCCGGTGGTCTCCGAGAAGAGCTACGGCCTGATCGACCAGAACAAGTACACGTTCCTGGTGAGCCCGGGTGCCAACAAGACCGAGATCAAGATCGCGGTCGAGAAGGTCTTCGGCGTCAAGGTCGTCGCGGTGAACACCATCAACCGCCAGGGCAAGACGCGCCGGAACAAGTTCGGCGTGGGCAAGCGCCCCGACACCAAGCGTGCAATCGTCACGGTCGCCGACGGCCAGCGCATCGACATCTTCGGAGGCTCGGTCGACTGA